In Nocardia sp. NBC_01327, the genomic stretch CACCGCCCGCGCCGGGCTGGAGGACGCGCTGGCGGAGGTGCCGCTCGCCAGCATCGGCGGCGACATCCCGTTCCTGGGCTCGATCCACGCGCGCAGCACCGATCTGTCGCTCACGCTCACCGAGCTGATCGGTGAATTGACCGCTGCCACACCGATTCACCTGCGCGGCCGCAGCGGCGACGGGGTTGTGGACAACCCCCGGCATATCCGGTTCAGCCTGCAATTGGTCCCGGACGACAGCACGGTTTCGGATCTATCCACAACTGTCACAGGTCTATCCACAGAGTCCGGCGACGCGGTGGTCATCCCCCTCCAGACCGCGCGCGGCGAGCAGCCCGAGGATACGCCCGCACAAGGTCCGGGACTGCGGTACCGGGAGGTGGTCGAGGCCGTCAACCAGGCGCTGCCCGAGGGGGCGGATGTCTTCGCCGACGCCGGGAATACCGGTGCGGCAGTGGTGCATCACCTGCGGCTGCCGCGCGACGGCCGGTTCACGGTGGCCCTGGGGATGGGCGGGATGGGGTACGCGTTCGGGGCCGGAATCGGCTCGGCCTTCGCCCGGTCGCAGCGCCCGGACGGGAGTATGCGGCGCACCTTCGTCATCGCCGGTGACGGTGCGTTCTTCATGCACGGCATGGAGATTCACACCGCCATCGAGCACAACCTGCCCATCACCTTCATCGTCCTCAACAACAACGCGCATGCCATGTGCATAACTCGCGAACAGCTGTACTACGGGGATCGGTACAGCTTCAACAGATTTCGACCGGCGTATCCGGGCGCCGGTCTCGCGGCCATGTTCCCGGATCTGTGCACACACGCACCCATCACCAGAGCCGACCTCGCCGAATCACTTCGGCACTGCGTCGGCAGTCCAGGTCCGTCGTTCATCGCCGTCGACTGCGATCCCGACGAAATCCCACCTTTCACGCCGTTTCTGACGGCACCGCGGAGGTAATCGTGACCACCAGCGCCCTGCCTGCACTCAGCGATATCCCCGAGGGGGTGGTGCCCGGACTCTTGCGTATCGAGAACTCCGATCGCGAGGCCACCACGCCCGTCATCCTCGAAATGCTCCGGTCGGTGTACCCGCACGATCAGATCTTCGGCGACTACTGCCCGGTCCAGGCCTATATCGAGGCGCCTCCGCGCGAGCTGTACGAATATCTCGCGGACACACGGTCTCTGGAGGAGTGGACCTACAGCCTGCGCGGCTTCACCGAAACCGCGGAGCCGGGCCTGTGGGAGTCGTATGACCGGCTGGGCCCCAATACCCGCATCTACACCCGCACGGTCGCCAATCCCGATGCCATGACGGTGGATTACCACTGCGCGTGGGATCAGAGCAAGCACCTGTGGATGATCTACCTGATGCGGGTGGTGGATGCGCAGGTGGTGTTCGACAAGCCCGGTTCGGTGGTGCTGTGGACGAACTGCCATCACCCGTTCTACGACCGGAATCCCTACCAGGACAGCGCACCCGAGGGCCGCAAGGTGTGGGTCGGCGACTTCTGGGAGATGTTCTCCGCCGGGCACCAGCTGGAGATGGACAACCTCAAGGCGATCGCCGAGTACCGCGCCGCACACGGACTCCCGCTCACCCCCGACTGGATGAAGTAGGTAGGCGCACCATGGATTTCACGGACCCCGCACTGCGTATCGTGCCCCCGGTCAGCCTGGTCGACGTGGCCAGCTATCTGCCCGGTGAGCCGGTCGGCACCGAATACTTCACCCAGTTCTCCCGCTCCGAGCGGATGGCCAAGAACGTCATGTTCCGCGCCCCCAAGGGCCGCCACCACATCGGCCGCGATACGCGGGTGCACGAGATGGCGGAGCAGGCCATCGCGCCACTCATCGAACGCCATGGGGCACAGGAGATCTCGAATATCGATATTCTCATCACGCATACCCAGCTGCCGGAGAACCCGGTGCTGGGCGCGGGTGGCGAGGTGGCGCGCCGGCTGAATATGAACCCCCGCTTCGTCTTCGATGTGCACAATGGCGGATGCGCCGCCTTCGTACACATGATGTGGCTGGCCCGCACCATCATGCTGACCACCGATGCGCGCACGGCACTCATCGTCGCCACCCAGAACTGCGCGGGGCCGGTATTCACCCAGACCGAGATCCGCAAGCTCGCGCAGGCCCCGGTGCCCGGGGACGGTTGCGGTGTCGGATTTCTGGTGAAGAACAACAGCGCACCGATTCTCGATATCGAATGCCGCACCTATCCGGAGTTCGCCGGGGATATGGAGTTCTCCACCGGCTCCGATCGCAAGTACTGGGAGCCCGGAGAGGGGCAGGGTTGTGTGAGCTTCACCGAATCCAAGGTGGCCAAGGTGTTCGCGCGCGGCAACCGGCTGGTGCCCGAGGTGGCGCACGAGGTGTGCAAGCGCATCGGGGTGAAGAGCAGCGATATCGACACCCTGGTCACCAATCAGCCCAACCGGCTGTTCCTGCGCAATTGGCACGATGCGCTGGAACTGCCCGCCGAACGACATCCCGACACCTTCGATCAGTGCGGAAACCTGTTCGCCGCAGGTATTCCCGTCACGCTCGACACCGAGAACCAGGCGGGGCGGCTGCGCAATGGTTCGGTCGTGCTCATGTCGGCCTTCGCGCATGCGGGAGACTTCGCGGGCGCGGCGGCCGTGCGCTGGGGCGCGGCGCGATGAGTGCGTCGCTGGAGGCCTACCGCTTCGAGACGGTGCGCTTCGATCTCAGTCTGAGCGAGAACCCGTTTCCGCCACTGCCTTCCGTCATGCGCGCCCTCGACGACAGCATGGCCAAGGCGAATCGCTATCCGGAATTCCTGCCGCGCGCACTGCCCCGGATCATCGCGGACCATATCGGCGTGGACCCGGACCAGGTGGTGGTCGGATCGGGTGCGACCGGGGTGGCCATGCAGATCATGCAGACGCTGCCCGCTCCAGGGGCCCGATTCGTTTTCGCCACACCGA encodes the following:
- a CDS encoding thiamine pyrophosphate-binding protein; this translates as MHNRTRVVDHLVKAVSELGVRHIFGVDGANIEDLYDAAFDHRELVTAVVAKHEFSAATMADGYARSTAGLGVVAATSGGGAMNLVAGLAESFTSRVPVLALVGQPPTVLEGKGAFQDTSGRAGAFDAVRLFTPISHYCARVEAPADLPAHLTRAIHATQHGGPAVLLLPKDIQQAELVAPAFTPPPRAYRRDTASLWRVVHTLQAARVIGKVVIIAGDQVARDGARGELAQLAAVLDAAVGVAPDAKDVYHHADPGFCGVAGSMGHPELIEALHRASLCLLIGTRMPVTARAGLEDALAEVPLASIGGDIPFLGSIHARSTDLSLTLTELIGELTAATPIHLRGRSGDGVVDNPRHIRFSLQLVPDDSTVSDLSTTVTGLSTESGDAVVIPLQTARGEQPEDTPAQGPGLRYREVVEAVNQALPEGADVFADAGNTGAAVVHHLRLPRDGRFTVALGMGGMGYAFGAGIGSAFARSQRPDGSMRRTFVIAGDGAFFMHGMEIHTAIEHNLPITFIVLNNNAHAMCITREQLYYGDRYSFNRFRPAYPGAGLAAMFPDLCTHAPITRADLAESLRHCVGSPGPSFIAVDCDPDEIPPFTPFLTAPRR
- a CDS encoding SRPBCC family protein, with the translated sequence MTTSALPALSDIPEGVVPGLLRIENSDREATTPVILEMLRSVYPHDQIFGDYCPVQAYIEAPPRELYEYLADTRSLEEWTYSLRGFTETAEPGLWESYDRLGPNTRIYTRTVANPDAMTVDYHCAWDQSKHLWMIYLMRVVDAQVVFDKPGSVVLWTNCHHPFYDRNPYQDSAPEGRKVWVGDFWEMFSAGHQLEMDNLKAIAEYRAAHGLPLTPDWMK
- a CDS encoding 3-oxoacyl-ACP synthase III family protein → MDFTDPALRIVPPVSLVDVASYLPGEPVGTEYFTQFSRSERMAKNVMFRAPKGRHHIGRDTRVHEMAEQAIAPLIERHGAQEISNIDILITHTQLPENPVLGAGGEVARRLNMNPRFVFDVHNGGCAAFVHMMWLARTIMLTTDARTALIVATQNCAGPVFTQTEIRKLAQAPVPGDGCGVGFLVKNNSAPILDIECRTYPEFAGDMEFSTGSDRKYWEPGEGQGCVSFTESKVAKVFARGNRLVPEVAHEVCKRIGVKSSDIDTLVTNQPNRLFLRNWHDALELPAERHPDTFDQCGNLFAAGIPVTLDTENQAGRLRNGSVVLMSAFAHAGDFAGAAAVRWGAAR